The DNA segment ATTAACTCAAATAGAAAAAGATACTTTAACAGAATTATCTAAGTATTTCCCGGGATTAAAAGTAGTTACAAAACCACCAAATACCAATGCTAAATTTACTAATCCCAAAGTTACATTTTAGATGGCGCGACATGCACCTACTAAAGTTACCTTTTTAGATGGCTTGACAGGGCCCTGTCCAAAAACTTGCCAAAAACATTTTATTTTGGCAGCTGTGGCCGCAGGAGAGCCGGAATTATCAATGACATAATCCCCTATTTTTTTCTTTTTATCCAGGGAAATCTGAGCTGAAAGGCGTTTCTGGGCTTCGGCTTTTGTTATTTTATCACGCTTAATTAAACGTTGAATCTGCACTTTTTCAGGAATCCAGACTACAATAATTTTATCAAACATTTTTTGGAGTTTCGCTTCAAAAAGCAATGGGGCATCAACCATAATGACTTTATTGC comes from the Elusimicrobiota bacterium genome and includes:
- the coaE gene encoding dephospho-CoA kinase (Dephospho-CoA kinase (CoaE) performs the final step in coenzyme A biosynthesis.), with the translated sequence MIFGLTGGIASGKSTVLNQFAHLGAKIIESDRIAHDIYAKGKPVYKKIIKQFGREVLNAEKNIDRRKLGKIVFSNQSQRKKLEKITHPEIIAEIKNQINRFKRSNKVIMVDAPLLFEAKLQKMFDKIIVVWIPEKVQIQRLIKRDKITKAEAQKRLSAQISLDKKKKIGDYVIDNSGSPAATAAKIKCFWQVFGQGPVKPSKKVTLVGACRAI